GGTCGAGCGCTCGACGCCTGGCCGCCCGCCTCGAACGCGCGACGACCGGGGCGTACGCGGGTCTCGTCGGTACGTCACGCGACGACGTCCGGCGGCACGCGGCGCTCGCGATGCAGGACTGCGCGGTGCGCCAGGCCCGCTGGAGCGGCACCGTCGACCCGCTGCCCGGCCTGCGCACCTGAGCCCGGCCGGTCCGACCGGTCCGGTCCGGTAGCGCAGCCCGTGAGGGGCACCCTCACGGTGCCCTGGCACGGTGAGGGTGCCCACCACGTGTGACGGCCCGGACGTTAGCGGCGCCAGGCGTCGACCAGCGGGAGCAGGTCGGTGAGGCGCTGCACGACGGCGTCGGGCTCGGCGGGGGCGCCCCAGCGCTCGGTGTCGGGGATGTCGCTGTGCGGGACGAGCACCGTGCGCATGCCCACCCGCGCGGCGCCGTGCACGTCGTCGTACGCGCGGTCACCGACGAAGACCACCCGCCCCGGCTCCTGCGCGCCGAGGTCGTGCATCGCCGCGAGGAACGCCTCGGCGTGTGGCTTCACGTGGTCGAGCTCGGAGGTGTACGTGGTGGCGTCGAACAGCTCGAACACGCCGTCCCTGGCCAGGAACTCGTCGTGCCACGCGCGCGGCCACGTGGTGTTCGAGAGCAGCCCGACGGCAAGGCCGCGCTCGCGCAGGCCGCGCAGCAGCGGCTCGGCGTCCGGGTCGGTGTAGGTGTGCGCCTCCCAGGTGCGGACGAACGCCTCGCGGTAGGCGTCGTCGAACGGGATGCCGGCCCGTGCGCACACCTCGGACATGTGTCCGCTCCCGTGGTCCTCACGGGCGCGGCGCCACATCTCCTCCTCGGCGCCGAGCAGCGCCCGCGCGAGCTCGTCGGGACGCACCGGGTCGAGCACGGCGGCGATCTCGCGCCAGGTCTCGAGGTAGTCGATGCGGTGGTACGGCGTCAGTGTCCCGCCCCAGTCGAAGATGACCGCG
The DNA window shown above is from Streptosporangiales bacterium and carries:
- a CDS encoding HAD-IA family hydrolase produces the protein MGERGAERRKAAGNTVDAVIFDWGGTLTPYHRIDYLETWREIAAVLDPVRPDELARALLGAEEEMWRRAREDHGSGHMSEVCARAGIPFDDAYREAFVRTWEAHTYTDPDAEPLLRGLRERGLAVGLLSNTTWPRAWHDEFLARDGVFELFDATTYTSELDHVKPHAEAFLAAMHDLGAQEPGRVVFVGDRAYDDVHGAARVGMRTVLVPHSDIPDTERWGAPAEPDAVVQRLTDLLPLVDAWRR